In a single window of the Phoenix dactylifera cultivar Barhee BC4 unplaced genomic scaffold, palm_55x_up_171113_PBpolish2nd_filt_p 000478F, whole genome shotgun sequence genome:
- the LOC103721918 gene encoding probable potassium transporter 13 isoform X1, translated as MDPESGSRSPGSRSWKAYRTTLLLAYQSFGVVYGDLSISPIYVYKSTFSGKLRLHEEEAEVLGVLSLVFWTLTLIPLCKYIIFVLGADDNGEGGTFALYSLMCRKTKMGLLATPQAANEHLSAYKLETSSKETRTSLLVKNFFEKHRTSRIALLLFVLLGTSMVIGDGVLTPAMSVLSAVSGLKIKIPRLHENCIVFVSCIVLVGLFALQHYGTQRVSFLFAPILIAWLGCISGIGIYNIFKWNPGVVRALSPYYVYNFFKKAGKDGWSSLGGVVLCITGAEAMFADLGHFSKLSIRVAFTAVVYPCLVVAYMGEAAYLSKHREDLHSSFYKALPESIFWPVLVIATLATVVGSQAIISATFSIISQCRALGCFPRVKIIHTSSHVHGQIYIPEVNWLLMLLCLAVTIGFRDIDMIGNAYGLAVIIVMFVTTCLMFLIITTVWKRSIFLVLLFVVTFGSLELLYFSACLVKVPHGGWFPLIFSLIILLVMSAWHYGTAKKQAFELQNKVCLDYLLSISPSLGLVRVPGVGLVYSNIMTGVPPMFAHFVTNFPAFHRILIFVCLRTLTVPKVPVDERFLIGRIGPPEYRLFRCIVRYGYKDGGRDSYEFENQLLMKVAEYLQQEVGDSLVNGEMSVVGQPSNLVVDAVMGSERTERSKKRVRFKEAVGADVRQEVRELADEREAGVSYMMGHTCVVAHESSSFIKKFVIDVVYGFLRRNSRRPAVALGIPHASLIEVGMVYHV; from the exons ATGGATCCGGAGTCCGGCTCTCGGTCTCCCGGGAGTCGCTCTTGG AAAGCATACAGAACCACTCTTTTGTTGGCCTACCAGAGCTTTGGTGTTGTATATGGCGATCTAAGCATTTCACCCATCTACGTCTACAAGAGCACTTTCTCGGGAAAGCTACGCCTCCACGAGGAAGAAGCTGAAGTCCTTGGAGTCCTCTCTCTGGTATTCTGGACTCTGACTCTGATTCCTCTTTGCAAGTACATCATCTTTGTGTTAGGAGCAGATGACAACGGCGAAG GTGGGACATTTGCTTTGTATTCATTAATGTGCCGGAAAACAAAGATGGGACTTCTGGCTACCCCTCAAGCTGCCAACGAGCATTTATCTGCTTATAAACTGGAAACATCTAGCAAGGAGACACGGACTAGTTTGTTGGTGAAGAATTTTTTTGAGAAGCATCGGACTTCTCGAATTGCATTGCTTCTTTTTGTGCTTCTGGGGACAAGCATGGTTATCGGTGATGGTGTTTTGACCCCAGCAATGTCGG TCCTCTCTGCAGTATCTGGCCTCAAAATTAAGATTCCCAGACTACATGAAA ATTGCATTGTATTTGTGTCCTGCATTGTGTTAGTGGGCCTTTTTGCATTGCAACACTATGGGACACAACGTGTCAGCTTTCTTTTTGCTCCAATCTTGATTGCGTGGCTTGGCTGCATTAGTGGAATTGGGATTTACAACATATTCAAGTGGAATCCTGGTGTTGTCCGTGCTCTATCACCATATTATGTTTATAACTTCTTTAAGAAAGCTGGAAAAGATGGCTGGAGTTCACTTGGAGGTGTTGTTCTTTGCATTACAG GTGCTGAGGCCATGTTTGCTGACCTGGGGCACTTCTCAAAGCTTTCAATCAGG GTGGCATTTACAGCAGTAGTTTATCCCTGCTTGGTAGTGGCATACATGGGTGAAGCTGCCTACCTATCAAAGCATAGGGAGGACCTCCACAGTAGCTTCTACAAAGCCCTTCCAG AGAGCATATTTTGGCCAGTGCTTGTCATTGCAACGTTAGCCACGGTTGTTGGGAGTCAGGCAATTATCTCAGCTACCTTCTCCATAATTAGTCAATGTAGGGCTTTGGGATGTTTCCCCCGTGTGAAAATTATACACACATCGAGCCATGTACATGGGCAGATATACATACCAGAGGTGAACTGGCTTCTCATGCTGTTATGTCTTGCTGTCACCATTGGCTTTAGAGACATTGATATGATAGGAAATGCTTATG GCCTTGCTGTGATTATTGTAATGTTTGTAACAACTTGTCTTATGTTCCTAATCATCACTACTGTCTGGAAGCGATCCATATTCTTGGTGCTCCTCTTTGTTGTTACCTTCGGATCCTTGGAGCTCCTCTACTTCTCCGCGTGCCTTGTCAAAGTTCCTCATGGAGGCTGGTTTCCCCTCATCTTTTCACTAATCATTTTGCTTGTTATGTCCGCATGGCACTATGGCACTGCTAAGAAACAGGCCTTCGAGCTACAGAACAAGGTCTGCCTCGACTATCTCCTCAGCATCAGCCCCAGCCTTGGCCTTGTTCGAGTGCCTGGAGTTGGCCTTGTATACTCCAACATCATGACTGGTGTCCCTCCCATGTTTGCTCACTTTGTCACAAACTTTCCTGCATTCCATCGCATCCTCATCTTTGTCTGCTTACGGACACTTACAGTGCCAAAAGTTCCAGTTGATGAGCGCTTCTTGATTGGAAGGATTGGCCCACCAGAGTATCGCCTCTTTCGGTGCATTGTGAGGTATGGGTACAAGGATGGAGGAAGGGACAGTTACGAGTTTGAGAATCAGCTGCTCATGAAAGTGGCAGAATATCTGCAGCAGGAAGTGGGGGATTCGTTGGTTAATGGTGAGATGTCAGTGGTTGGTCAGCCATCTAACCTGGTGGTGGATGCTGTGATGGGGTCTGAAAGGACTGAGAGAAGTAAGAAGAGGGTGCGATTCAAAGAGGCGGTTGGTGCAGATGTGAGGCAAGAGGTGAGGGAATTGGCGGACGAGAGGGAGGCTGGTGTGTCATACATGATGGGCCATACATGTGTGGTGGCTCATGAGTCCTCATCATTTATCAAGAAGTTTGTGATTGATGTTGTGTACGGGTTTCTTCGGCGTAACTCTCGCAGGCCAGCCGTCGCACTTGGGATCCCACATGCCTCCCTGATTGAGGTCGGCATGGTTTATCATGTATGA
- the LOC103721918 gene encoding probable potassium transporter 13 isoform X2 translates to MTTAKVVPGSTKCGTFALYSLMCRKTKMGLLATPQAANEHLSAYKLETSSKETRTSLLVKNFFEKHRTSRIALLLFVLLGTSMVIGDGVLTPAMSVLSAVSGLKIKIPRLHENCIVFVSCIVLVGLFALQHYGTQRVSFLFAPILIAWLGCISGIGIYNIFKWNPGVVRALSPYYVYNFFKKAGKDGWSSLGGVVLCITGAEAMFADLGHFSKLSIRVAFTAVVYPCLVVAYMGEAAYLSKHREDLHSSFYKALPESIFWPVLVIATLATVVGSQAIISATFSIISQCRALGCFPRVKIIHTSSHVHGQIYIPEVNWLLMLLCLAVTIGFRDIDMIGNAYGLAVIIVMFVTTCLMFLIITTVWKRSIFLVLLFVVTFGSLELLYFSACLVKVPHGGWFPLIFSLIILLVMSAWHYGTAKKQAFELQNKVCLDYLLSISPSLGLVRVPGVGLVYSNIMTGVPPMFAHFVTNFPAFHRILIFVCLRTLTVPKVPVDERFLIGRIGPPEYRLFRCIVRYGYKDGGRDSYEFENQLLMKVAEYLQQEVGDSLVNGEMSVVGQPSNLVVDAVMGSERTERSKKRVRFKEAVGADVRQEVRELADEREAGVSYMMGHTCVVAHESSSFIKKFVIDVVYGFLRRNSRRPAVALGIPHASLIEVGMVYHV, encoded by the exons ATGACAACGGCGAAGGTGGTCCCAGGATCCACAAAAT GTGGGACATTTGCTTTGTATTCATTAATGTGCCGGAAAACAAAGATGGGACTTCTGGCTACCCCTCAAGCTGCCAACGAGCATTTATCTGCTTATAAACTGGAAACATCTAGCAAGGAGACACGGACTAGTTTGTTGGTGAAGAATTTTTTTGAGAAGCATCGGACTTCTCGAATTGCATTGCTTCTTTTTGTGCTTCTGGGGACAAGCATGGTTATCGGTGATGGTGTTTTGACCCCAGCAATGTCGG TCCTCTCTGCAGTATCTGGCCTCAAAATTAAGATTCCCAGACTACATGAAA ATTGCATTGTATTTGTGTCCTGCATTGTGTTAGTGGGCCTTTTTGCATTGCAACACTATGGGACACAACGTGTCAGCTTTCTTTTTGCTCCAATCTTGATTGCGTGGCTTGGCTGCATTAGTGGAATTGGGATTTACAACATATTCAAGTGGAATCCTGGTGTTGTCCGTGCTCTATCACCATATTATGTTTATAACTTCTTTAAGAAAGCTGGAAAAGATGGCTGGAGTTCACTTGGAGGTGTTGTTCTTTGCATTACAG GTGCTGAGGCCATGTTTGCTGACCTGGGGCACTTCTCAAAGCTTTCAATCAGG GTGGCATTTACAGCAGTAGTTTATCCCTGCTTGGTAGTGGCATACATGGGTGAAGCTGCCTACCTATCAAAGCATAGGGAGGACCTCCACAGTAGCTTCTACAAAGCCCTTCCAG AGAGCATATTTTGGCCAGTGCTTGTCATTGCAACGTTAGCCACGGTTGTTGGGAGTCAGGCAATTATCTCAGCTACCTTCTCCATAATTAGTCAATGTAGGGCTTTGGGATGTTTCCCCCGTGTGAAAATTATACACACATCGAGCCATGTACATGGGCAGATATACATACCAGAGGTGAACTGGCTTCTCATGCTGTTATGTCTTGCTGTCACCATTGGCTTTAGAGACATTGATATGATAGGAAATGCTTATG GCCTTGCTGTGATTATTGTAATGTTTGTAACAACTTGTCTTATGTTCCTAATCATCACTACTGTCTGGAAGCGATCCATATTCTTGGTGCTCCTCTTTGTTGTTACCTTCGGATCCTTGGAGCTCCTCTACTTCTCCGCGTGCCTTGTCAAAGTTCCTCATGGAGGCTGGTTTCCCCTCATCTTTTCACTAATCATTTTGCTTGTTATGTCCGCATGGCACTATGGCACTGCTAAGAAACAGGCCTTCGAGCTACAGAACAAGGTCTGCCTCGACTATCTCCTCAGCATCAGCCCCAGCCTTGGCCTTGTTCGAGTGCCTGGAGTTGGCCTTGTATACTCCAACATCATGACTGGTGTCCCTCCCATGTTTGCTCACTTTGTCACAAACTTTCCTGCATTCCATCGCATCCTCATCTTTGTCTGCTTACGGACACTTACAGTGCCAAAAGTTCCAGTTGATGAGCGCTTCTTGATTGGAAGGATTGGCCCACCAGAGTATCGCCTCTTTCGGTGCATTGTGAGGTATGGGTACAAGGATGGAGGAAGGGACAGTTACGAGTTTGAGAATCAGCTGCTCATGAAAGTGGCAGAATATCTGCAGCAGGAAGTGGGGGATTCGTTGGTTAATGGTGAGATGTCAGTGGTTGGTCAGCCATCTAACCTGGTGGTGGATGCTGTGATGGGGTCTGAAAGGACTGAGAGAAGTAAGAAGAGGGTGCGATTCAAAGAGGCGGTTGGTGCAGATGTGAGGCAAGAGGTGAGGGAATTGGCGGACGAGAGGGAGGCTGGTGTGTCATACATGATGGGCCATACATGTGTGGTGGCTCATGAGTCCTCATCATTTATCAAGAAGTTTGTGATTGATGTTGTGTACGGGTTTCTTCGGCGTAACTCTCGCAGGCCAGCCGTCGCACTTGGGATCCCACATGCCTCCCTGATTGAGGTCGGCATGGTTTATCATGTATGA
- the LOC103721918 gene encoding probable potassium transporter 13 isoform X3, with product MCRKTKMGLLATPQAANEHLSAYKLETSSKETRTSLLVKNFFEKHRTSRIALLLFVLLGTSMVIGDGVLTPAMSVLSAVSGLKIKIPRLHENCIVFVSCIVLVGLFALQHYGTQRVSFLFAPILIAWLGCISGIGIYNIFKWNPGVVRALSPYYVYNFFKKAGKDGWSSLGGVVLCITGAEAMFADLGHFSKLSIRVAFTAVVYPCLVVAYMGEAAYLSKHREDLHSSFYKALPESIFWPVLVIATLATVVGSQAIISATFSIISQCRALGCFPRVKIIHTSSHVHGQIYIPEVNWLLMLLCLAVTIGFRDIDMIGNAYGLAVIIVMFVTTCLMFLIITTVWKRSIFLVLLFVVTFGSLELLYFSACLVKVPHGGWFPLIFSLIILLVMSAWHYGTAKKQAFELQNKVCLDYLLSISPSLGLVRVPGVGLVYSNIMTGVPPMFAHFVTNFPAFHRILIFVCLRTLTVPKVPVDERFLIGRIGPPEYRLFRCIVRYGYKDGGRDSYEFENQLLMKVAEYLQQEVGDSLVNGEMSVVGQPSNLVVDAVMGSERTERSKKRVRFKEAVGADVRQEVRELADEREAGVSYMMGHTCVVAHESSSFIKKFVIDVVYGFLRRNSRRPAVALGIPHASLIEVGMVYHV from the exons ATGTGCCGGAAAACAAAGATGGGACTTCTGGCTACCCCTCAAGCTGCCAACGAGCATTTATCTGCTTATAAACTGGAAACATCTAGCAAGGAGACACGGACTAGTTTGTTGGTGAAGAATTTTTTTGAGAAGCATCGGACTTCTCGAATTGCATTGCTTCTTTTTGTGCTTCTGGGGACAAGCATGGTTATCGGTGATGGTGTTTTGACCCCAGCAATGTCGG TCCTCTCTGCAGTATCTGGCCTCAAAATTAAGATTCCCAGACTACATGAAA ATTGCATTGTATTTGTGTCCTGCATTGTGTTAGTGGGCCTTTTTGCATTGCAACACTATGGGACACAACGTGTCAGCTTTCTTTTTGCTCCAATCTTGATTGCGTGGCTTGGCTGCATTAGTGGAATTGGGATTTACAACATATTCAAGTGGAATCCTGGTGTTGTCCGTGCTCTATCACCATATTATGTTTATAACTTCTTTAAGAAAGCTGGAAAAGATGGCTGGAGTTCACTTGGAGGTGTTGTTCTTTGCATTACAG GTGCTGAGGCCATGTTTGCTGACCTGGGGCACTTCTCAAAGCTTTCAATCAGG GTGGCATTTACAGCAGTAGTTTATCCCTGCTTGGTAGTGGCATACATGGGTGAAGCTGCCTACCTATCAAAGCATAGGGAGGACCTCCACAGTAGCTTCTACAAAGCCCTTCCAG AGAGCATATTTTGGCCAGTGCTTGTCATTGCAACGTTAGCCACGGTTGTTGGGAGTCAGGCAATTATCTCAGCTACCTTCTCCATAATTAGTCAATGTAGGGCTTTGGGATGTTTCCCCCGTGTGAAAATTATACACACATCGAGCCATGTACATGGGCAGATATACATACCAGAGGTGAACTGGCTTCTCATGCTGTTATGTCTTGCTGTCACCATTGGCTTTAGAGACATTGATATGATAGGAAATGCTTATG GCCTTGCTGTGATTATTGTAATGTTTGTAACAACTTGTCTTATGTTCCTAATCATCACTACTGTCTGGAAGCGATCCATATTCTTGGTGCTCCTCTTTGTTGTTACCTTCGGATCCTTGGAGCTCCTCTACTTCTCCGCGTGCCTTGTCAAAGTTCCTCATGGAGGCTGGTTTCCCCTCATCTTTTCACTAATCATTTTGCTTGTTATGTCCGCATGGCACTATGGCACTGCTAAGAAACAGGCCTTCGAGCTACAGAACAAGGTCTGCCTCGACTATCTCCTCAGCATCAGCCCCAGCCTTGGCCTTGTTCGAGTGCCTGGAGTTGGCCTTGTATACTCCAACATCATGACTGGTGTCCCTCCCATGTTTGCTCACTTTGTCACAAACTTTCCTGCATTCCATCGCATCCTCATCTTTGTCTGCTTACGGACACTTACAGTGCCAAAAGTTCCAGTTGATGAGCGCTTCTTGATTGGAAGGATTGGCCCACCAGAGTATCGCCTCTTTCGGTGCATTGTGAGGTATGGGTACAAGGATGGAGGAAGGGACAGTTACGAGTTTGAGAATCAGCTGCTCATGAAAGTGGCAGAATATCTGCAGCAGGAAGTGGGGGATTCGTTGGTTAATGGTGAGATGTCAGTGGTTGGTCAGCCATCTAACCTGGTGGTGGATGCTGTGATGGGGTCTGAAAGGACTGAGAGAAGTAAGAAGAGGGTGCGATTCAAAGAGGCGGTTGGTGCAGATGTGAGGCAAGAGGTGAGGGAATTGGCGGACGAGAGGGAGGCTGGTGTGTCATACATGATGGGCCATACATGTGTGGTGGCTCATGAGTCCTCATCATTTATCAAGAAGTTTGTGATTGATGTTGTGTACGGGTTTCTTCGGCGTAACTCTCGCAGGCCAGCCGTCGCACTTGGGATCCCACATGCCTCCCTGATTGAGGTCGGCATGGTTTATCATGTATGA